One genomic segment of Esox lucius isolate fEsoLuc1 chromosome 15, fEsoLuc1.pri, whole genome shotgun sequence includes these proteins:
- the LOC105028730 gene encoding NACHT, LRR and PYD domains-containing protein 12-like isoform X3, with protein sequence MSHSGDREEGTTASKRSLLEGTAASKRSLLEGTTASKRKRRRVHQERPDSPVPSCQSEKDEHTMGRPIDFREGDLSSEQGVRPERPDSLVPCCVSMKSGHSMGLPEYFRKGEQGVHQERSDSPVPSCVPMKSNHTMERPVSFGEGDLSSHQGRVQHEKSTQMKFQTVLRPHQDIKTKLGLKYQHLSEGHQGKRTLVKDIYTDLYITEGGSGWINEEHEVRQIEMAFKRENTQETTIKSNDIFKPVSQQQWDNTKLRGLRNLTKGIAGIGKTVTVQKVILDWAEGEANQDIDFMFPLPFRDLNLIKGQYSLMQLLSLYFPELKEIDSIEDDETKTVFILDGLDEYRLHLDFKNNQKCYDVTESNSVDVLLTNLIEGNMFPSALLWITTRPAAANQIPPECVDQVTEIRGFNEAQKDEYLRKKITNPNLANNIIKHIKSSRTLHIMCHIPVFCWISATVLEMMLKQEEKDEIPNTLIQMYSQFILIQTSVKNKYNKATETNPKEPSQTDKEMILKLSKLAFQQLQKGNLIFYEEDLRECGIDVTEASGYSALCTEIFIEECGLYHKKVFSFVHLSLQEFLAAVHALESCLGKEEHVFPPKAVTQSPFHCDDVEDNDDGDDVEVRKPDKLYDLYRRAVDQALISKNGHLDLFLRFLMGLSLKSNQDLLKGLLTQAGSTTQQNMETLKRTEKYLSDKIKKESSPERTINLFHCLNELGANSLVENMQITLRSGILSEAKLQPHQCSALTYLLLMSEDVLEEFDLKRYNRSAEGYQRFLPVVKNCKRALLSSCNLNYESCKTLGLALQTSKCLLKELDISYNHLEDRGVELLCAGLTSPICKIQTLVLARCKLTSKSCETLISALRTPNCLLRDLILSYNHLEDRGVKLLCAGPATPIFNIRTLDLGHCGLTEGCCLYLASVLRSPNSQIKKLELRDNDLKDAGVTQLSTGMEDPNCKLHALGLSGCLVTEEGCASLASALRSNPFNLRELDLSYNYPGDSGVKLLSAGLDNLQWRPEKLSMDHCENDRLKSGPRKYACDLTLDLNTAYTHLSVSEENRNVTFSELQPYPVHTERFDYWNQVLCSEGLTGRCYWEVERNGEVVIAVTYKGISRKGKDDDSRLGYNDKSWSLDFYDNRCFAYHHSKKTSIPDPASSPWPNRVGVYLDWPAGTLSFYSISSDTLSHIHTFHCTFTEPLYPGFWVGSDSSVSLCQVPELPSLSCSSQHDNHLP encoded by the exons ATGAGTCACTctggggacagagaggaggggaccACTGCCTCTAAAAGGAGCCTTCTTGAGGGAACCGCTGCCTCTAAAAGGAGCCTTCTTGAGGGAACCACTGCCTCTAAAAGGAAGAGACGCAG GGTCCATCAGGAGAGACCAGACTCCCCTGTCCCCAGTTGTCAGTCAGAGAAGGATGAACACACTATGGGACGACCAATAGACTTCAGAGAGGGAGACTTATCCTCTGAACAAGG GGTCCGTCCAGAGAGACCAGACTCCCTTGTCCCctgctgtgtgtccatgaagagtggTCACTCGATGGGACTGCCAGAATATTTCAGAAAGGGAGAACAAGG GGTCCATCAGGAGAGATCAGACTCCCCTGTCCCCAGCTGTGTGCCCATGAAGAGTAATCACACGATGGAACGGCCAGTATCATTCGGAGAGGGTGACTTGTCCTCTCATCAAGG GCGTGTTCAGCATGAGAAATCAACACAGATGAAAT TTCAGACTGTTCTGAGACCCCATCAAGACATAAAGACTAAACTGGGACTGAAGTATCAACACCTATCTGAAGGACACCAAGGAAAAAGAACTCTCGTGAAGGACATTTACACAGatctctacatcacagagggtggaagtggaTGGATCAATGAAGAACATGAAGTAAGACAGATCGAGATGGCATTcaaaagagaaaacacacaaGAGACAACAATCAAAAGCAACGACATCTTCAAGCCAGTAAGCCAACAGCAGTGGGATAATACCAAATTGAGAGGTTTGAGAAACCTGACAAAAGGAATTGCTGGCATTGGAAAAACAGTGACTGTGCAGAAGGTCATCCTTGACTGGGCAGAGGGAGAAGCCAATCAGGACATTGATTTCATGTTTCCTCTTCCTTTCCGTGATCTGAACCTAATAAAGGGCCAATATAGTCTGATGCAACTCCTTTCCCTCTACTTCCCAGAGCTGAAAGAGATTGACAGTATTGAAGATGATGAAACcaaaactgttttcattttggATGGTCTCGATGAGTATCGACTTCACCTTGACTTCAAAAACAATCAGAAGTGCTACGATGTCACAGAATCAAATTCAGTGGATGTTCTGCTGACAAACCTCATTGAAGGGAATATGTTTCcatctgctctcctctggataaccACCCGAccagcagcagccaatcagatccctccAGAGTGTGTTGACCAGGTGACAGAGATACGAGGCTTTAATGAGGCACAAAAGGATGAGTACTTaagaaagaaaatcacaaaTCCTAATCTGGCCAACAACATCATCAAACACATAAAGTCATCTAGAACCCTTCACATCATGTGccacataccagtcttctgttggatatCAGCCACTGTCCTTGAGATGATGCTGAAACAAGAAGAGAAGGATGAAATTCCCAATACTCTGATCCAAATGTACTCACAGTTCATACTCATTCAAACCAGTGTGAAGAACAAGTACAACAAAGCCACAGAGACAAACCCAAAGGAACCCTctcagacagacaaagaaatgatcctGAAGCTCTCAAAGCTGGCTTTCCAACAGCTGCAAAAGGGCAACCTGATCTTCTATGAGGAGGACCTGAGAGAGTGTGGCATTGATGTGACAGAGGCTTCAGGGTACTCAGCATTGTGTACAGAGATCTTTATAGAAGAATGTGGGTTGTACCACAAGAAAGTCTTCAGCTTTGTTCATTTGAGCCTTCAGGAGTTTCTAGCAGCAGTACATGCTCTAGAATCTTGTCTGGGCAAAGAGGAACATGTTTTCCCCCCCAAAGCTGTCACTCAATCCCCATTCCACTGTGATGATGTTGAGGataatgatgatggtgatgatgttgAAGTGAGGAAGCCAGACAAGTTATACGACTTATACAGGAGAGCAGTGGACCAGGCCTTGATAAGTAAGAATGGACACCTGGACTTGTTCCTCCGCTTCCTTATGGGTCTCTCACTGAAGTCCAATCAGGATCTCTTAAAAGGCCTTCTGACACAGGCAGGAAGTACAACACAGCAAAATATGGAAACCTTAAAGAGAACAGAGAAGTACCTGTCAGACAAGATCAAGAAGGAATCCTCACCAGAAAGAACTATCAACTTATTCCACTGTCTCAATGAACTTGGTGCCAACTCTCTTGTTGAAAACATGCAGATCACCCTACGATCAGGAATTCTTTCAGAAGCAAAACTACAACCTCACCAATGTTCAGCCCTGACCTATCTGTTACTAATGTCAGAGGATGTCCTGGAGGAGTTTGACTTGAAGAGATACAACAGATCAGCGGAAGGTTATCAGAGGTTCTTACCGGTAGTGAAAAACTGCAAGAGAGCATT ACTGAGTAGCTGTAATCTCAACTACGAATCATGTAAAACGCTGGGCTTAGCTCTGCAGACATCAAAATGCCTGCTGAAAGAACTGGACATCAGCTACAATCACCTGGAAGACAGAGGGGTGGAACTGCTCTGTGCCGGACTAACCAGTCCAATCTGCAAAATACAGACACTTGT CTTGGCTCGGTGTAAACTCACATCTAAATCCTGTGAGACTCTGATCTCAGCTCTACGGACACCAAACTGCCTCCTGAGAGACCTGATTCTCAGCTACAATCACCTGGAAGACAGAGGAGTCAAACTGCTCTGTGCTGGACCAGCCACTCCAATCTTCAACATACGGACACTTGA TCTAGGTCATTGTGGTCTAACAGAGGGTTGCTGTTTATATCTGGCCTCAGTCCTGCGTTCCCCAAACtcacaaattaaaaaactgGAGCTGAGAGACAATGACCTGAAAGATGCAGGTGTGACTCAGCTCTCTACTGGAATGGAGGATCCAAACTGTAAACTACATGCACTGGG gctgtctggctgtctggtcacagaggaaggctgtgcttcctTGGCTTCAGCTCTGAGGTCAAATCCCTTTAACCTGAGGGAGCTGGACCTGAGCTACAATTACCCAGGAGACTCAGGAGTGaagctgctctctgctggactggacaATCTACAATGGAGACCGGAGAAACTCAG TATGGACCACTGTGAAAATGACAGGCTGAAATCAGGACCCCGGaaat ATgcctgtgatctcacactggaccttAACACTGCATACACCCACCTCTCtgtgtctgaggagaacaggaATGTGACATTTTCAGAGTTGCAGCCGTATCCTGTCCACACAGAGAGATTTGACTACTGGAACCAGGTGCTGTGTAGTGAGGGTCTAactggacgctgttactgggaggtagagaggaatggagaggtTGTGATTGcagtgacatataaaggaatcagCAGGAAAGGAAAGGATGATGACAGTCGGCTTGGatacaatgacaagtcctggagtCTGGACTTCTATGATAACAGGTGCTTTGCCTATCACCACAGTAAGAAAACGTCCATACCTGACCCCGCCTCGTCTCCCTGGCCcaacagagtaggagtgtatctggactggccggccggcactctgtccttctacagcaTCTCGTCTGACACACTTagccacatacacacattccacTGTACCTTTACTGAGCCACTCTATCCAGGGTTTTGGGTTGGGTCagactcctcagtgtctctgtgtcag GTTCCTGAACTTCCCTCCCTCAGTTGCTCTTCTCAACACGATAATCATCTGccgtaa
- the LOC105028730 gene encoding NACHT, LRR and PYD domains-containing protein 12-like isoform X1 yields the protein MWRSRTLIQNRFRKRNYIRCIAIKAPASSKRGHRARQRKRLLDFESTASKMSHSGDREEGTTASKRSLLEGTAASKRSLLEGTTASKRKRRRVHQERPDSPVPSCQSEKDEHTMGRPIDFREGDLSSEQGVRPERPDSLVPCCVSMKSGHSMGLPEYFRKGEQGVHQERSDSPVPSCVPMKSNHTMERPVSFGEGDLSSHQGRVQHEKSTQMKFQTVLRPHQDIKTKLGLKYQHLSEGHQGKRTLVKDIYTDLYITEGGSGWINEEHEVRQIEMAFKRENTQETTIKSNDIFKPVSQQQWDNTKLRGLRNLTKGIAGIGKTVTVQKVILDWAEGEANQDIDFMFPLPFRDLNLIKGQYSLMQLLSLYFPELKEIDSIEDDETKTVFILDGLDEYRLHLDFKNNQKCYDVTESNSVDVLLTNLIEGNMFPSALLWITTRPAAANQIPPECVDQVTEIRGFNEAQKDEYLRKKITNPNLANNIIKHIKSSRTLHIMCHIPVFCWISATVLEMMLKQEEKDEIPNTLIQMYSQFILIQTSVKNKYNKATETNPKEPSQTDKEMILKLSKLAFQQLQKGNLIFYEEDLRECGIDVTEASGYSALCTEIFIEECGLYHKKVFSFVHLSLQEFLAAVHALESCLGKEEHVFPPKAVTQSPFHCDDVEDNDDGDDVEVRKPDKLYDLYRRAVDQALISKNGHLDLFLRFLMGLSLKSNQDLLKGLLTQAGSTTQQNMETLKRTEKYLSDKIKKESSPERTINLFHCLNELGANSLVENMQITLRSGILSEAKLQPHQCSALTYLLLMSEDVLEEFDLKRYNRSAEGYQRFLPVVKNCKRALLSSCNLNYESCKTLGLALQTSKCLLKELDISYNHLEDRGVELLCAGLTSPICKIQTLVLARCKLTSKSCETLISALRTPNCLLRDLILSYNHLEDRGVKLLCAGPATPIFNIRTLDLGHCGLTEGCCLYLASVLRSPNSQIKKLELRDNDLKDAGVTQLSTGMEDPNCKLHALGLSGCLVTEEGCASLASALRSNPFNLRELDLSYNYPGDSGVKLLSAGLDNLQWRPEKLSMDHCENDRLKSGPRKYACDLTLDLNTAYTHLSVSEENRNVTFSELQPYPVHTERFDYWNQVLCSEGLTGRCYWEVERNGEVVIAVTYKGISRKGKDDDSRLGYNDKSWSLDFYDNRCFAYHHSKKTSIPDPASSPWPNRVGVYLDWPAGTLSFYSISSDTLSHIHTFHCTFTEPLYPGFWVGSDSSVSLCQVPELPSLSCSSQHDNHLP from the exons ATGTGGCGATCTCGTACTCTTATCCAAAATCGTTTCCGTAAGCGTAATTACATACGTTGTATTGCGATCAAGGCCCCAGCGTCATCTAAGCGCGGCCACAGAGCCCGTCAACGTAAGAG GCTACTAGATTTTGAATCCACTGCTTCTAAAATGAGTCACTctggggacagagaggaggggaccACTGCCTCTAAAAGGAGCCTTCTTGAGGGAACCGCTGCCTCTAAAAGGAGCCTTCTTGAGGGAACCACTGCCTCTAAAAGGAAGAGACGCAG GGTCCATCAGGAGAGACCAGACTCCCCTGTCCCCAGTTGTCAGTCAGAGAAGGATGAACACACTATGGGACGACCAATAGACTTCAGAGAGGGAGACTTATCCTCTGAACAAGG GGTCCGTCCAGAGAGACCAGACTCCCTTGTCCCctgctgtgtgtccatgaagagtggTCACTCGATGGGACTGCCAGAATATTTCAGAAAGGGAGAACAAGG GGTCCATCAGGAGAGATCAGACTCCCCTGTCCCCAGCTGTGTGCCCATGAAGAGTAATCACACGATGGAACGGCCAGTATCATTCGGAGAGGGTGACTTGTCCTCTCATCAAGG GCGTGTTCAGCATGAGAAATCAACACAGATGAAAT TTCAGACTGTTCTGAGACCCCATCAAGACATAAAGACTAAACTGGGACTGAAGTATCAACACCTATCTGAAGGACACCAAGGAAAAAGAACTCTCGTGAAGGACATTTACACAGatctctacatcacagagggtggaagtggaTGGATCAATGAAGAACATGAAGTAAGACAGATCGAGATGGCATTcaaaagagaaaacacacaaGAGACAACAATCAAAAGCAACGACATCTTCAAGCCAGTAAGCCAACAGCAGTGGGATAATACCAAATTGAGAGGTTTGAGAAACCTGACAAAAGGAATTGCTGGCATTGGAAAAACAGTGACTGTGCAGAAGGTCATCCTTGACTGGGCAGAGGGAGAAGCCAATCAGGACATTGATTTCATGTTTCCTCTTCCTTTCCGTGATCTGAACCTAATAAAGGGCCAATATAGTCTGATGCAACTCCTTTCCCTCTACTTCCCAGAGCTGAAAGAGATTGACAGTATTGAAGATGATGAAACcaaaactgttttcattttggATGGTCTCGATGAGTATCGACTTCACCTTGACTTCAAAAACAATCAGAAGTGCTACGATGTCACAGAATCAAATTCAGTGGATGTTCTGCTGACAAACCTCATTGAAGGGAATATGTTTCcatctgctctcctctggataaccACCCGAccagcagcagccaatcagatccctccAGAGTGTGTTGACCAGGTGACAGAGATACGAGGCTTTAATGAGGCACAAAAGGATGAGTACTTaagaaagaaaatcacaaaTCCTAATCTGGCCAACAACATCATCAAACACATAAAGTCATCTAGAACCCTTCACATCATGTGccacataccagtcttctgttggatatCAGCCACTGTCCTTGAGATGATGCTGAAACAAGAAGAGAAGGATGAAATTCCCAATACTCTGATCCAAATGTACTCACAGTTCATACTCATTCAAACCAGTGTGAAGAACAAGTACAACAAAGCCACAGAGACAAACCCAAAGGAACCCTctcagacagacaaagaaatgatcctGAAGCTCTCAAAGCTGGCTTTCCAACAGCTGCAAAAGGGCAACCTGATCTTCTATGAGGAGGACCTGAGAGAGTGTGGCATTGATGTGACAGAGGCTTCAGGGTACTCAGCATTGTGTACAGAGATCTTTATAGAAGAATGTGGGTTGTACCACAAGAAAGTCTTCAGCTTTGTTCATTTGAGCCTTCAGGAGTTTCTAGCAGCAGTACATGCTCTAGAATCTTGTCTGGGCAAAGAGGAACATGTTTTCCCCCCCAAAGCTGTCACTCAATCCCCATTCCACTGTGATGATGTTGAGGataatgatgatggtgatgatgttgAAGTGAGGAAGCCAGACAAGTTATACGACTTATACAGGAGAGCAGTGGACCAGGCCTTGATAAGTAAGAATGGACACCTGGACTTGTTCCTCCGCTTCCTTATGGGTCTCTCACTGAAGTCCAATCAGGATCTCTTAAAAGGCCTTCTGACACAGGCAGGAAGTACAACACAGCAAAATATGGAAACCTTAAAGAGAACAGAGAAGTACCTGTCAGACAAGATCAAGAAGGAATCCTCACCAGAAAGAACTATCAACTTATTCCACTGTCTCAATGAACTTGGTGCCAACTCTCTTGTTGAAAACATGCAGATCACCCTACGATCAGGAATTCTTTCAGAAGCAAAACTACAACCTCACCAATGTTCAGCCCTGACCTATCTGTTACTAATGTCAGAGGATGTCCTGGAGGAGTTTGACTTGAAGAGATACAACAGATCAGCGGAAGGTTATCAGAGGTTCTTACCGGTAGTGAAAAACTGCAAGAGAGCATT ACTGAGTAGCTGTAATCTCAACTACGAATCATGTAAAACGCTGGGCTTAGCTCTGCAGACATCAAAATGCCTGCTGAAAGAACTGGACATCAGCTACAATCACCTGGAAGACAGAGGGGTGGAACTGCTCTGTGCCGGACTAACCAGTCCAATCTGCAAAATACAGACACTTGT CTTGGCTCGGTGTAAACTCACATCTAAATCCTGTGAGACTCTGATCTCAGCTCTACGGACACCAAACTGCCTCCTGAGAGACCTGATTCTCAGCTACAATCACCTGGAAGACAGAGGAGTCAAACTGCTCTGTGCTGGACCAGCCACTCCAATCTTCAACATACGGACACTTGA TCTAGGTCATTGTGGTCTAACAGAGGGTTGCTGTTTATATCTGGCCTCAGTCCTGCGTTCCCCAAACtcacaaattaaaaaactgGAGCTGAGAGACAATGACCTGAAAGATGCAGGTGTGACTCAGCTCTCTACTGGAATGGAGGATCCAAACTGTAAACTACATGCACTGGG gctgtctggctgtctggtcacagaggaaggctgtgcttcctTGGCTTCAGCTCTGAGGTCAAATCCCTTTAACCTGAGGGAGCTGGACCTGAGCTACAATTACCCAGGAGACTCAGGAGTGaagctgctctctgctggactggacaATCTACAATGGAGACCGGAGAAACTCAG TATGGACCACTGTGAAAATGACAGGCTGAAATCAGGACCCCGGaaat ATgcctgtgatctcacactggaccttAACACTGCATACACCCACCTCTCtgtgtctgaggagaacaggaATGTGACATTTTCAGAGTTGCAGCCGTATCCTGTCCACACAGAGAGATTTGACTACTGGAACCAGGTGCTGTGTAGTGAGGGTCTAactggacgctgttactgggaggtagagaggaatggagaggtTGTGATTGcagtgacatataaaggaatcagCAGGAAAGGAAAGGATGATGACAGTCGGCTTGGatacaatgacaagtcctggagtCTGGACTTCTATGATAACAGGTGCTTTGCCTATCACCACAGTAAGAAAACGTCCATACCTGACCCCGCCTCGTCTCCCTGGCCcaacagagtaggagtgtatctggactggccggccggcactctgtccttctacagcaTCTCGTCTGACACACTTagccacatacacacattccacTGTACCTTTACTGAGCCACTCTATCCAGGGTTTTGGGTTGGGTCagactcctcagtgtctctgtgtcag GTTCCTGAACTTCCCTCCCTCAGTTGCTCTTCTCAACACGATAATCATCTGccgtaa
- the LOC105028730 gene encoding NACHT, LRR and PYD domains-containing protein 12-like isoform X7, which produces MKERVQHEKSTQMKFQTVLRPHQDIKTKLGLKYQHLSEGHQGKRTLVKDIYTDLYITEGGSGWINEEHEVRQIEMAFKRENTQETTIKSNDIFKPVSQQQWDNTKLRGLRNLTKGIAGIGKTVTVQKVILDWAEGEANQDIDFMFPLPFRDLNLIKGQYSLMQLLSLYFPELKEIDSIEDDETKTVFILDGLDEYRLHLDFKNNQKCYDVTESNSVDVLLTNLIEGNMFPSALLWITTRPAAANQIPPECVDQVTEIRGFNEAQKDEYLRKKITNPNLANNIIKHIKSSRTLHIMCHIPVFCWISATVLEMMLKQEEKDEIPNTLIQMYSQFILIQTSVKNKYNKATETNPKEPSQTDKEMILKLSKLAFQQLQKGNLIFYEEDLRECGIDVTEASGYSALCTEIFIEECGLYHKKVFSFVHLSLQEFLAAVHALESCLGKEEHVFPPKAVTQSPFHCDDVEDNDDGDDVEVRKPDKLYDLYRRAVDQALISKNGHLDLFLRFLMGLSLKSNQDLLKGLLTQAGSTTQQNMETLKRTEKYLSDKIKKESSPERTINLFHCLNELGANSLVENMQITLRSGILSEAKLQPHQCSALTYLLLMSEDVLEEFDLKRYNRSAEGYQRFLPVVKNCKRALLSSCNLNYESCKTLGLALQTSKCLLKELDISYNHLEDRGVELLCAGLTSPICKIQTLVLARCKLTSKSCETLISALRTPNCLLRDLILSYNHLEDRGVKLLCAGPATPIFNIRTLDLGHCGLTEGCCLYLASVLRSPNSQIKKLELRDNDLKDAGVTQLSTGMEDPNCKLHALGLSGCLVTEEGCASLASALRSNPFNLRELDLSYNYPGDSGVKLLSAGLDNLQWRPEKLSMDHCENDRLKSGPRKYACDLTLDLNTAYTHLSVSEENRNVTFSELQPYPVHTERFDYWNQVLCSEGLTGRCYWEVERNGEVVIAVTYKGISRKGKDDDSRLGYNDKSWSLDFYDNRCFAYHHSKKTSIPDPASSPWPNRVGVYLDWPAGTLSFYSISSDTLSHIHTFHCTFTEPLYPGFWVGSDSSVSLCQVPELPSLSCSSQHDNHLP; this is translated from the exons ATGAAAGA GCGTGTTCAGCATGAGAAATCAACACAGATGAAAT TTCAGACTGTTCTGAGACCCCATCAAGACATAAAGACTAAACTGGGACTGAAGTATCAACACCTATCTGAAGGACACCAAGGAAAAAGAACTCTCGTGAAGGACATTTACACAGatctctacatcacagagggtggaagtggaTGGATCAATGAAGAACATGAAGTAAGACAGATCGAGATGGCATTcaaaagagaaaacacacaaGAGACAACAATCAAAAGCAACGACATCTTCAAGCCAGTAAGCCAACAGCAGTGGGATAATACCAAATTGAGAGGTTTGAGAAACCTGACAAAAGGAATTGCTGGCATTGGAAAAACAGTGACTGTGCAGAAGGTCATCCTTGACTGGGCAGAGGGAGAAGCCAATCAGGACATTGATTTCATGTTTCCTCTTCCTTTCCGTGATCTGAACCTAATAAAGGGCCAATATAGTCTGATGCAACTCCTTTCCCTCTACTTCCCAGAGCTGAAAGAGATTGACAGTATTGAAGATGATGAAACcaaaactgttttcattttggATGGTCTCGATGAGTATCGACTTCACCTTGACTTCAAAAACAATCAGAAGTGCTACGATGTCACAGAATCAAATTCAGTGGATGTTCTGCTGACAAACCTCATTGAAGGGAATATGTTTCcatctgctctcctctggataaccACCCGAccagcagcagccaatcagatccctccAGAGTGTGTTGACCAGGTGACAGAGATACGAGGCTTTAATGAGGCACAAAAGGATGAGTACTTaagaaagaaaatcacaaaTCCTAATCTGGCCAACAACATCATCAAACACATAAAGTCATCTAGAACCCTTCACATCATGTGccacataccagtcttctgttggatatCAGCCACTGTCCTTGAGATGATGCTGAAACAAGAAGAGAAGGATGAAATTCCCAATACTCTGATCCAAATGTACTCACAGTTCATACTCATTCAAACCAGTGTGAAGAACAAGTACAACAAAGCCACAGAGACAAACCCAAAGGAACCCTctcagacagacaaagaaatgatcctGAAGCTCTCAAAGCTGGCTTTCCAACAGCTGCAAAAGGGCAACCTGATCTTCTATGAGGAGGACCTGAGAGAGTGTGGCATTGATGTGACAGAGGCTTCAGGGTACTCAGCATTGTGTACAGAGATCTTTATAGAAGAATGTGGGTTGTACCACAAGAAAGTCTTCAGCTTTGTTCATTTGAGCCTTCAGGAGTTTCTAGCAGCAGTACATGCTCTAGAATCTTGTCTGGGCAAAGAGGAACATGTTTTCCCCCCCAAAGCTGTCACTCAATCCCCATTCCACTGTGATGATGTTGAGGataatgatgatggtgatgatgttgAAGTGAGGAAGCCAGACAAGTTATACGACTTATACAGGAGAGCAGTGGACCAGGCCTTGATAAGTAAGAATGGACACCTGGACTTGTTCCTCCGCTTCCTTATGGGTCTCTCACTGAAGTCCAATCAGGATCTCTTAAAAGGCCTTCTGACACAGGCAGGAAGTACAACACAGCAAAATATGGAAACCTTAAAGAGAACAGAGAAGTACCTGTCAGACAAGATCAAGAAGGAATCCTCACCAGAAAGAACTATCAACTTATTCCACTGTCTCAATGAACTTGGTGCCAACTCTCTTGTTGAAAACATGCAGATCACCCTACGATCAGGAATTCTTTCAGAAGCAAAACTACAACCTCACCAATGTTCAGCCCTGACCTATCTGTTACTAATGTCAGAGGATGTCCTGGAGGAGTTTGACTTGAAGAGATACAACAGATCAGCGGAAGGTTATCAGAGGTTCTTACCGGTAGTGAAAAACTGCAAGAGAGCATT ACTGAGTAGCTGTAATCTCAACTACGAATCATGTAAAACGCTGGGCTTAGCTCTGCAGACATCAAAATGCCTGCTGAAAGAACTGGACATCAGCTACAATCACCTGGAAGACAGAGGGGTGGAACTGCTCTGTGCCGGACTAACCAGTCCAATCTGCAAAATACAGACACTTGT CTTGGCTCGGTGTAAACTCACATCTAAATCCTGTGAGACTCTGATCTCAGCTCTACGGACACCAAACTGCCTCCTGAGAGACCTGATTCTCAGCTACAATCACCTGGAAGACAGAGGAGTCAAACTGCTCTGTGCTGGACCAGCCACTCCAATCTTCAACATACGGACACTTGA TCTAGGTCATTGTGGTCTAACAGAGGGTTGCTGTTTATATCTGGCCTCAGTCCTGCGTTCCCCAAACtcacaaattaaaaaactgGAGCTGAGAGACAATGACCTGAAAGATGCAGGTGTGACTCAGCTCTCTACTGGAATGGAGGATCCAAACTGTAAACTACATGCACTGGG gctgtctggctgtctggtcacagaggaaggctgtgcttcctTGGCTTCAGCTCTGAGGTCAAATCCCTTTAACCTGAGGGAGCTGGACCTGAGCTACAATTACCCAGGAGACTCAGGAGTGaagctgctctctgctggactggacaATCTACAATGGAGACCGGAGAAACTCAG TATGGACCACTGTGAAAATGACAGGCTGAAATCAGGACCCCGGaaat ATgcctgtgatctcacactggaccttAACACTGCATACACCCACCTCTCtgtgtctgaggagaacaggaATGTGACATTTTCAGAGTTGCAGCCGTATCCTGTCCACACAGAGAGATTTGACTACTGGAACCAGGTGCTGTGTAGTGAGGGTCTAactggacgctgttactgggaggtagagaggaatggagaggtTGTGATTGcagtgacatataaaggaatcagCAGGAAAGGAAAGGATGATGACAGTCGGCTTGGatacaatgacaagtcctggagtCTGGACTTCTATGATAACAGGTGCTTTGCCTATCACCACAGTAAGAAAACGTCCATACCTGACCCCGCCTCGTCTCCCTGGCCcaacagagtaggagtgtatctggactggccggccggcactctgtccttctacagcaTCTCGTCTGACACACTTagccacatacacacattccacTGTACCTTTACTGAGCCACTCTATCCAGGGTTTTGGGTTGGGTCagactcctcagtgtctctgtgtcag GTTCCTGAACTTCCCTCCCTCAGTTGCTCTTCTCAACACGATAATCATCTGccgtaa